One genomic segment of Chitinophagales bacterium includes these proteins:
- a CDS encoding T9SS type A sorting domain-containing protein, with amino-acid sequence MPHFLLFVGRALQVVYTCFFAFVLLSGTLVAQSSIDLQKLPNLPYAGIPLVNTNGNWVTNTTAFPDDINNLETQIRTMPAKGLGIMGVEFQLRGADGGTATFRNGSQTQLAHAGQGGTVQFTYMLTSSSSYGKPFLVVYGKHGQSTNLFGLVATGGGGGSTGMCWLVPQIQYIKMFHETDFLPGYFIAGAGGGGGGWATLNAAKAGKGGGIATTDPYSNVASGGVGDNCTSSSVVSAYTTYSGSSSFMPDTNSFGIASSARHKTFSYSTGVYNNSYAITAVYAGQGGGQPIYYSKAQQQFQQVVANPSSVLYNYANCQPSPIYLGGAGGCGFFGGGAGACGSEDFGGMSYPGAGAGGAPAIDVEWNGSKLNLTNNFSTSAAYLRKPGWGGKLYCQSSSGEFTNISYVPGAVTTAPQSGSFSYRTIADNIPPVATVTTDTVTLSLQLSFSNPTAATQVTLPVNAAYAWATDNDSVKTLSFTKSIFNCNDVGFIRKVRLIATDFAGNVDTSDTELCVRVIDSAPPKIPTWPLSPNPVYRDIATGPYTVTQNDFPVATDNCSGITVNYSWTPRTFSCADLGGTYTVNYTVTDLNGNSATYAQQFIIVSSASSNNVYVDASATGANNGSNWANAYNNLQDALMNVCNNNRNFYIAAGTYYPDRGVLVNLNDRNQTFTLRDGDKLYGGFPSGGSVFADRNPSVNITVLSGNIGNISSTTDNSYHVVTIPSGVSKIMLEGVIIADGRGDENASSFGGGIKMLSAFNDSIERLTLKNSMLQNNYASGNGGGIGIPSIAFVGQVKAQNSVFVGNTAGGNGGAFYSSAIAFPSALSADFTNCLFRNNQSQNGGALFFSNTAARLTNCSAGYNKAANSGGAISSATATITVRNSILWGDTAGTAQNEIGSPGCSFTYSNIQGSGGSGAWVSATGVDNGMNIDVNPGYLSFPPMVIPPNSPCRNMGSKTLNDTNFDLAGVPRVVQDTIDMGAYEINPIVYVAADAPNGGDGNSWATAFNNLNDAIASAFNGFYLKDIWIKQGTYYPDRAANGTNQGRFNTFYLGYSNKLYGGFAGNETSFSQRDIPANPTILDGDIGVLGDTSDNAYHVVTYGGIFPLLDGLIIQNGNANHPTLNAYQNGGGIHYSGIAAAPTPIVRNCVFRNNSANFGGAISVMDAFSNHTFTAIQCLFYNNYATANGGAIYVLKGGNNNVDVALNLYNCTGANNIANGYFGGFVETINVNGAGNAITNIYNSLLWGNYVNQNGFGTVMQEYHNTNSNSATNIFSSHVGGASPLFTDINNPAGADGQIMTDDDGLIPQAASTTINSGSNTYIQEETTADITNSARVLQATVDAGAYETFGCPGLTALYVDSSVTTSGDGSSWATAYRYLNEAMGAANRCPQVDTIYIAQGTYYANGSNEYSASRDTAFYMSNSYSLYGGYPNGGGVRNVLSNKVTMSGNINSTTSNDNAYHILIIKTDTASMSVIDGITFADGNASVNGSYAINGIQFHRGYGAAIYVAASKVLINNCSFYNNAAFQGGAAVFANQGSKLTSTNSIYENNNARFGGAIRLEGNGTNSMGEVSKNVFYRNTSFNGGGGAISCFGGAHTITNNLFAYDSTLAQGGGANFTSGTYLIAQNTFFKSFATTGGGAFSLNGATGTQIIANNIFYDNNDTIANNPQYFIGGGVVSTLTANSELGNPQFSDTANLKGDDNRWATSDDGLFLKNTSNLINSGNVNYASGANDLSGAARVQLGKPDPGAYESVAMITRWYVNHAQDTAEQNGTSWATAFTKFEDGINAAKSGDSVWVAGGTYSPPVSGTSFAMKSNVKIYGGFAGNEQTLQQRNLSLGYNTTLSGNDTIVFVNNNVDTAALLDGFVITNGKGGGIQNNNSSPRIRNVVFNGNQSANGGAVANNNSSPKIQNVVFYNNTSSANGGAVYNVASNTEITNATFFSNTAASGGAVYNDNASLVSIGNSVFYGNSATAGADVFSAGNENINYSILQATHVGNGNIVGIDPLFTVRQLPGGFDGFWFTGDDGLQVSYLSPALNSGSNALSTGIATDITGALRIQNVTVDRGAYESALLGYCDSAGLNNQNVLYVDAGRAASGDGSTWENAFRTLSEALDRANYCPAIDTILVARGNYFPKGYQSNTDRSASFTILRSGLHVKGGYPNGGGARNLAENNTFLNGNIGDEGSSADNSYHVVTFKNAGVSSLDGFIITNGNADGVTAPDNSGGGVYNACSGTGNNSNPAIFNCVFVDNKAHYGAAIFNRASAQAQIQLTVTNAVFTRDSAYTDGGAVYNEGVNNGVTRVWVTNATFYNNSANQSGGAVCTKAATGGTSSVKFLNNIFWNNRASVGATNQKQVFSSNSADSASYNLFQSGVPASVYNGGSNISSTPLFAVDSVPAGFENKWFYKYNGLALRINSPGVQSASALGAPATDITGASRMPLSDMGAYQNGCVGTGSITLNMSGCDSVLSPGFHFRWYSSGTYSDTLYNVLGCDTFYTINLTMGFSSAATLNATACGSYTSPSGNFMWDSTGTYYDTLVNASGCDSFITVNLQIVPFNDSVAVTNNVCTALQAGLSYQWFNCNTGLPVNGATTSTFTVTQSGTYRCLVTLNGCADTTECVTVIVAGTEELSAYSVMLMPNPSNGLFVLKHDYDGELDVLVTDAVGKIVAGWKQTQPEQQIDLSNVSSGIYMLRVINNKRFVKTLRVVVE; translated from the coding sequence ATGCCTCACTTTTTGTTATTCGTAGGTCGTGCATTACAGGTAGTTTATACATGCTTTTTTGCTTTTGTTCTTTTATCGGGAACCCTTGTTGCTCAAAGCAGTATTGACCTTCAAAAGTTGCCCAATCTTCCTTATGCGGGCATTCCATTAGTAAATACCAATGGCAATTGGGTAACAAATACTACGGCTTTTCCTGATGACATTAACAATCTGGAAACCCAGATACGTACCATGCCGGCAAAAGGATTGGGCATTATGGGAGTAGAGTTTCAGTTGCGAGGAGCCGATGGTGGAACGGCAACTTTCAGAAACGGCTCACAAACTCAGCTTGCCCATGCAGGACAAGGGGGCACTGTTCAGTTTACTTACATGCTCACTTCTTCGTCATCGTATGGCAAACCATTTTTAGTGGTATATGGCAAACACGGACAAAGCACCAACCTGTTCGGTTTAGTTGCTACCGGTGGCGGAGGCGGCTCTACGGGCATGTGTTGGCTGGTTCCTCAAATCCAGTACATAAAAATGTTTCATGAAACAGATTTCTTGCCCGGATATTTTATTGCAGGAGCCGGAGGAGGTGGTGGTGGATGGGCAACGCTGAATGCCGCCAAAGCGGGAAAAGGTGGAGGAATTGCTACAACAGACCCTTACTCTAATGTAGCGAGCGGAGGCGTAGGTGATAACTGCACATCTTCAAGTGTCGTGAGCGCCTACACTACCTATTCGGGTTCCTCATCTTTTATGCCCGATACGAATTCGTTTGGCATTGCATCCTCTGCACGGCATAAAACATTTAGCTACAGCACAGGTGTTTACAATAATTCCTATGCCATCACAGCAGTTTACGCAGGCCAGGGTGGTGGGCAGCCTATTTACTATTCAAAAGCACAGCAACAGTTTCAGCAAGTAGTGGCTAACCCAAGCTCTGTTCTTTACAATTATGCTAATTGCCAACCCAGCCCTATTTATCTGGGTGGTGCTGGCGGATGTGGTTTTTTTGGTGGAGGTGCTGGCGCTTGTGGTTCGGAAGATTTTGGTGGAATGTCATACCCTGGTGCAGGTGCAGGTGGTGCCCCGGCTATTGATGTTGAATGGAACGGTAGTAAATTAAATCTTACAAATAATTTTTCAACCAGTGCGGCTTATTTACGAAAGCCCGGATGGGGAGGAAAACTTTATTGCCAGTCGTCTTCAGGGGAGTTTACCAACATCAGTTATGTTCCGGGCGCTGTTACCACCGCGCCTCAAAGCGGTTCGTTTTCATACCGCACCATTGCCGATAACATTCCTCCGGTAGCTACAGTAACCACAGATACAGTTACACTTTCGCTGCAACTTAGTTTCAGCAATCCGACTGCAGCCACACAGGTAACGCTGCCCGTAAATGCTGCTTATGCATGGGCAACAGATAATGATTCGGTAAAAACGTTGTCATTCACCAAAAGTATTTTCAACTGCAATGATGTTGGCTTCATAAGGAAAGTACGGCTTATAGCCACCGATTTTGCCGGCAATGTGGACACTTCGGATACTGAGTTGTGTGTGCGGGTAATAGATTCGGCTCCGCCCAAAATTCCTACCTGGCCCCTGAGCCCAAATCCGGTTTACCGCGACATTGCTACCGGACCATACACGGTAACACAAAATGATTTTCCGGTGGCAACCGATAACTGCTCGGGGATTACGGTAAATTATTCCTGGACTCCGCGCACCTTTTCCTGTGCCGATTTGGGAGGCACCTATACCGTAAACTATACGGTAACCGACCTGAACGGAAACAGCGCCACTTATGCCCAGCAGTTTATTATTGTCAGCTCGGCATCTTCTAACAATGTATATGTGGATGCATCAGCTACAGGTGCCAATAACGGCAGCAATTGGGCAAATGCTTACAACAACTTGCAGGATGCGCTGATGAATGTTTGCAACAACAACCGCAATTTTTACATTGCCGCAGGCACTTACTATCCCGACAGAGGTGTATTGGTTAATCTTAACGACCGCAACCAAACATTTACCCTGCGCGATGGAGATAAACTTTATGGTGGGTTCCCTTCGGGCGGCTCGGTGTTTGCCGACCGCAATCCTTCGGTGAACATTACCGTGCTATCGGGCAATATTGGTAACATATCATCGACTACTGATAACAGTTACCATGTGGTTACTATCCCTTCGGGCGTAAGCAAAATAATGCTTGAAGGAGTAATAATAGCCGATGGAAGAGGCGATGAAAACGCTTCTTCATTTGGCGGTGGAATAAAAATGCTTTCGGCATTTAACGACAGCATAGAGCGGCTTACGCTGAAAAATTCTATGCTTCAAAACAATTATGCTTCAGGCAATGGAGGTGGCATTGGTATTCCCAGTATCGCATTTGTGGGTCAGGTGAAAGCGCAGAATTCCGTGTTTGTGGGCAACACTGCCGGTGGAAATGGTGGAGCGTTTTACAGTTCAGCCATCGCATTTCCATCTGCGCTCTCGGCAGATTTTACCAACTGTCTTTTCCGCAACAATCAATCGCAAAATGGCGGTGCATTATTTTTTAGTAACACTGCTGCGCGGTTAACCAACTGTTCAGCGGGCTATAATAAAGCTGCAAACAGCGGAGGAGCAATTTCTTCAGCAACCGCAACTATTACAGTTCGCAACAGTATTTTGTGGGGCGATACAGCTGGAACTGCACAAAATGAAATCGGTTCGCCAGGATGTTCATTTACTTATTCAAACATACAAGGCAGTGGCGGCAGCGGGGCGTGGGTGAGCGCTACCGGTGTTGACAACGGAATGAACATTGATGTGAATCCGGGATACTTGTCCTTCCCACCAATGGTAATTCCTCCTAATTCACCTTGCCGTAACATGGGTTCGAAAACGTTGAATGATACAAATTTTGATTTAGCAGGTGTTCCGCGCGTAGTGCAGGATACCATTGACATGGGCGCCTACGAAATAAATCCTATTGTATATGTAGCGGCCGATGCTCCTAACGGTGGCGATGGTAATAGTTGGGCAACCGCATTCAACAATTTGAATGATGCCATCGCCAGTGCCTTTAATGGATTTTACCTGAAAGATATTTGGATTAAACAAGGCACCTATTACCCCGACCGTGCTGCCAACGGAACCAATCAGGGCCGATTCAATACATTTTACCTGGGTTATTCGAATAAACTATATGGAGGGTTTGCCGGAAACGAAACTTCGTTTTCTCAGCGCGACATTCCTGCCAACCCAACCATTTTAGATGGTGACATTGGCGTTTTGGGCGATACCTCAGACAATGCCTACCACGTGGTAACGTATGGCGGAATATTTCCATTATTAGACGGATTGATTATACAGAACGGAAATGCCAACCACCCTACGTTGAACGCTTATCAAAATGGGGGCGGTATCCATTATTCAGGTATTGCAGCGGCTCCTACACCTATAGTGCGCAACTGTGTGTTCCGCAATAATTCCGCAAACTTTGGTGGTGCAATAAGTGTAATGGATGCTTTTTCCAATCATACTTTCACTGCCATTCAATGTTTGTTTTACAACAATTATGCAACTGCCAATGGCGGTGCTATTTATGTGCTGAAAGGAGGCAATAACAATGTTGATGTTGCACTGAATCTTTACAACTGCACAGGCGCTAACAATATTGCCAATGGATATTTCGGAGGTTTTGTAGAAACGATTAATGTAAACGGTGCGGGTAATGCGATAACTAATATTTACAATTCTCTTTTGTGGGGCAACTACGTTAATCAAAACGGTTTTGGAACCGTAATGCAGGAGTATCACAACACCAACAGCAACTCAGCTACAAACATTTTCTCCAGTCATGTTGGCGGGGCAAGCCCGCTGTTTACCGACATCAATAATCCGGCAGGTGCTGACGGACAGATAATGACGGATGATGACGGACTTATTCCGCAAGCAGCAAGCACCACCATCAATTCGGGCAGTAACACTTACATACAGGAAGAAACAACTGCCGACATCACCAACAGCGCAAGAGTTTTGCAGGCTACGGTTGATGCCGGAGCTTACGAAACATTCGGATGCCCAGGCTTAACTGCATTGTATGTAGATAGCAGTGTTACAACAAGCGGAGATGGCAGCAGTTGGGCAACTGCCTATCGCTATTTAAACGAAGCGATGGGTGCGGCAAACCGTTGCCCGCAGGTAGATACCATTTACATTGCACAAGGAACATACTATGCCAACGGTTCTAATGAATACTCTGCAAGTCGCGATACGGCTTTTTACATGTCGAATTCATATTCGTTGTATGGCGGTTACCCTAATGGTGGCGGTGTAAGAAATGTGTTATCTAATAAGGTAACCATGAGCGGGAATATCAACTCCACAACTTCTAACGATAATGCGTATCACATTTTGATTATTAAAACCGATACAGCTTCAATGTCTGTTATTGACGGAATAACTTTTGCTGACGGCAATGCATCCGTTAATGGAAGTTACGCTATAAACGGAATACAGTTTCATCGTGGCTATGGTGCTGCTATTTATGTTGCCGCATCAAAGGTGCTTATCAATAATTGTTCGTTCTATAACAATGCAGCATTTCAGGGAGGTGCAGCGGTATTTGCCAATCAGGGCAGCAAACTCACCAGCACAAATTCTATTTATGAAAACAACAATGCTCGTTTTGGCGGAGCCATTCGTTTAGAAGGAAACGGAACCAATAGCATGGGCGAGGTGAGCAAAAATGTTTTTTACAGAAACACTTCTTTTAATGGCGGTGGTGGTGCTATCAGTTGTTTTGGCGGTGCACACACTATTACCAATAATCTATTTGCTTACGATTCAACTTTAGCACAAGGCGGTGGCGCCAATTTCACAAGCGGCACTTATCTTATTGCACAAAACACCTTCTTCAAAAGTTTTGCCACTACAGGCGGTGGCGCTTTTTCGTTGAATGGCGCAACAGGCACACAAATTATTGCCAACAATATTTTTTATGATAACAACGATACCATTGCAAACAACCCTCAATATTTCATTGGAGGAGGTGTTGTTTCAACTCTAACTGCAAACAGCGAATTGGGCAATCCGCAATTCAGCGACACCGCTAATTTGAAAGGAGACGATAACAGATGGGCAACAAGTGATGACGGTTTGTTTTTAAAGAATACCAGTAATCTCATTAACTCAGGAAATGTCAATTATGCATCGGGGGCTAATGATTTAAGCGGTGCGGCTCGAGTGCAGCTGGGCAAGCCTGACCCGGGTGCGTATGAAAGTGTAGCAATGATCACCCGTTGGTATGTAAACCATGCACAGGATACTGCCGAACAAAACGGAACAAGCTGGGCAACTGCTTTCACTAAGTTTGAAGATGGCATCAATGCCGCCAAGAGTGGCGACAGTGTTTGGGTGGCAGGCGGCACCTATTCGCCACCGGTAAGTGGCACTTCTTTTGCCATGAAAAGCAATGTGAAAATTTATGGTGGCTTTGCAGGCAATGAGCAAACACTGCAACAACGTAACCTGAGTTTGGGCTATAATACCACGCTAAGCGGTAACGACACCATTGTTTTTGTAAATAACAACGTTGATACTGCCGCATTGCTCGATGGATTTGTGATAACCAATGGCAAAGGAGGTGGAATACAAAACAATAATTCATCGCCACGCATCAGAAATGTTGTGTTCAACGGAAACCAGTCTGCCAACGGGGGCGCAGTTGCCAACAATAACTCTTCGCCCAAAATTCAGAATGTGGTTTTCTACAACAATACTTCATCGGCAAATGGTGGTGCTGTTTACAATGTTGCTTCCAATACTGAAATTACAAACGCTACTTTTTTCAGCAATACTGCTGCAAGTGGCGGTGCTGTTTACAACGATAATGCTTCGTTAGTGTCAATTGGCAATTCAGTTTTTTATGGAAATTCGGCAACAGCCGGTGCCGATGTTTTCTCTGCGGGAAATGAAAACATCAATTACTCAATACTTCAAGCCACTCATGTGGGTAATGGTAATATTGTTGGAATAGATCCATTGTTCACAGTGCGGCAATTGCCTGGAGGATTTGATGGTTTTTGGTTTACCGGAGATGATGGTTTGCAGGTAAGTTATCTGTCGCCCGCATTGAACAGCGGTTCCAATGCTTTGAGCACTGGTATTGCAACAGACATCACAGGAGCTTTACGCATTCAAAATGTAACTGTTGACCGTGGTGCCTACGAGAGTGCTTTACTTGGTTATTGCGATAGCGCAGGGTTGAATAATCAAAATGTGTTGTATGTGGATGCCGGTCGTGCTGCAAGTGGCGATGGCTCAACTTGGGAAAACGCATTCAGAACGTTGAGTGAAGCGCTCGACCGCGCTAACTATTGTCCGGCTATCGACACTATTCTAGTGGCAAGAGGCAATTACTTTCCTAAGGGGTATCAAAGCAACACCGACCGTTCAGCATCATTCACCATTCTGCGCAGTGGGTTACATGTCAAAGGCGGCTATCCAAATGGCGGTGGCGCGAGAAATCTTGCCGAGAATAACACCTTCTTGAATGGCAACATTGGTGATGAGGGTTCATCTGCCGATAACAGCTATCATGTAGTTACTTTTAAAAATGCAGGAGTTTCTTCTCTAGATGGCTTCATTATAACCAATGGAAACGCTGACGGTGTAACTGCACCCGACAATAGCGGTGGGGGTGTTTACAATGCATGTTCCGGCACTGGAAACAACAGCAACCCGGCTATTTTCAACTGTGTTTTTGTTGACAATAAAGCGCATTATGGTGCTGCTATATTTAACCGTGCGTCTGCGCAAGCACAAATACAACTTACAGTAACTAATGCGGTGTTTACTAGAGATTCTGCATATACTGATGGAGGTGCCGTGTATAATGAAGGCGTAAACAATGGAGTTACACGAGTGTGGGTTACAAACGCTACTTTTTACAACAATTCAGCAAATCAAAGTGGCGGAGCAGTTTGCACAAAAGCTGCTACAGGCGGAACTTCCTCTGTTAAATTTTTAAATAACATTTTTTGGAACAACCGTGCATCGGTAGGTGCGACTAATCAAAAGCAGGTTTTCAGCAGCAACAGTGCCGATTCGGCATCCTACAATTTGTTTCAAAGCGGGGTGCCTGCCTCTGTTTATAATGGCGGTTCCAATATTTCCTCAACGCCATTATTTGCCGTTGATAGCGTGCCAGCCGGATTTGAAAACAAATGGTTTTACAAATACAATGGATTGGCTTTGCGTATCAACAGTCCGGGTGTGCAGTCGGCAAGTGCGCTCGGTGCGCCTGCCACAGATATAACCGGTGCAAGCCGTATGCCACTTTCCGATATGGGCGCATATCAAAACGGATGTGTTGGAACCGGAAGCATTACGCTAAACATGAGCGGCTGCGATAGTGTTCTTTCACCCGGGTTCCATTTTCGTTGGTATAGCAGCGGCACTTATTCCGATACGCTTTACAATGTGCTGGGTTGCGATACCTTTTACACGATTAATCTCACTATGGGTTTCAGCAGTGCAGCAACATTGAATGCCACTGCATGTGGCAGTTATACATCGCCCAGTGGCAATTTTATGTGGGATTCTACCGGCACTTACTACGATACCTTAGTCAATGCTTCCGGTTGCGATAGCTTTATTACCGTTAATCTTCAAATAGTCCCCTTCAACGATTCGGTTGCGGTAACCAATAATGTATGCACCGCTTTACAAGCAGGGTTAAGTTACCAGTGGTTTAATTGTAATACCGGCTTGCCCGTTAATGGCGCTACCACATCAACATTTACGGTTACACAAAGCGGAACTTACCGTTGTTTGGTTACGCTTAATGGCTGTGCCGACACTACTGAATGTGTTACTGTAATTGTAGCAGGCACTGAAGAATTGAGTGCATATTCGGTTATGTTAATGCCTAACCCGAGCAATGGTTTGTTTGTGTTGAAGCATGATTACGATGGGGAACTGGATGTGTTGGTAACCGATGCAGTTGGAAAAATAGTAGCGGGGTGGAAACAAACACAACCTGAACAGCAAATTGATTTAAGCAATGTTTCTTCGGGCATTTATATGCTTAGAGTTATAAACAATAAGCGATTTGTAAAAACGTTGCGGGTGGTGGTTGAGTAA
- a CDS encoding PD40 domain-containing protein, producing the protein MGKKIWTLSWALLAVATIALAQKPTERMGDVYFKRFDFTTALQYYGRAVKKDSGNSALRQKIADSYRLLNNWQEAEKWYALTANDAGLKPENKLYYAEALRSNKKYDEAKLYYKAFLDTDTSNQSVKERMSGLDRVKEMAKDKGIYSIELLTTNSPASDFGPAFYKEGRIMFCSNRQKPDGGVGRKDDWTDAPFLQMYESENDGSGNIVGANAMKGRQPNRRFHEGPMSYNKKNDEIYITRSNYVKNRPRTSTDKIVKLKIYRMVYLPDQARWGDEIIEAVPFNNKDYSVCHPTLTADGKTLYFASDKPGGQGGVDLYVTHRQIGGEWSVPENLGADINTSGDEMFPYIAEDSTLYFASNGHAGLGGLDVFSASQRGGKWSAPENVGYPINSNKDDFGYIIEPDNKFGYFVSNRDGGVGDDDIYKFTRKGIVINAIVYNAKTKDPIKDARVIVFENGIEKGSRLTDKNGAVQFPALPKRNYKFMASKDGFIPATVEAQTDNAPITVQIPLQQQGGLNLEVTVLDKKTKEPLRDAKVKMVNMNTQQPVRAETNDLGKAFFEVETGSNYRLEASKDIPNDPNVRYLTVSSTVTTVGKQAPGTVYATLELEKVKKGVAIKVENIYYDLDKWDIRPDAARELDKLVKIMLDNPTMEIELSSHTDCRATAEYNRQLSTKRAESAVKYIISRGVGKNRLVAAGYGESRLVNKCACEGAVKSNCTDEQHQENRRTEFKILKF; encoded by the coding sequence ATGGGCAAAAAGATTTGGACGCTTAGTTGGGCATTGCTGGCTGTTGCCACAATAGCTCTTGCTCAAAAACCCACCGAGCGCATGGGTGATGTCTATTTCAAACGATTCGATTTTACCACTGCATTGCAGTATTATGGGAGAGCCGTGAAGAAAGACAGTGGCAACTCTGCACTTCGCCAAAAAATAGCCGACAGCTATCGCTTGCTAAACAATTGGCAGGAAGCCGAAAAATGGTATGCACTTACTGCCAACGATGCAGGTTTAAAGCCGGAAAACAAACTTTACTATGCCGAAGCCCTGCGCAGCAATAAAAAATACGATGAAGCCAAACTATACTATAAAGCATTCTTAGATACAGACACTAGCAACCAAAGTGTGAAAGAAAGAATGAGCGGATTAGATCGTGTAAAGGAAATGGCAAAAGACAAAGGCATTTATAGCATCGAACTTTTAACTACCAATTCCCCGGCATCGGATTTTGGCCCTGCATTTTACAAAGAGGGTCGCATAATGTTTTGCAGCAATCGCCAAAAACCGGATGGTGGCGTAGGAAGAAAAGACGATTGGACCGATGCTCCTTTCTTACAAATGTATGAAAGCGAAAACGATGGGAGCGGAAACATAGTAGGTGCTAACGCCATGAAAGGACGCCAGCCCAACCGCAGATTTCACGAAGGTCCCATGAGCTATAATAAAAAGAACGATGAAATTTATATTACACGCAGCAATTACGTAAAAAACCGTCCGCGCACCAGCACCGATAAAATTGTGAAATTGAAAATTTACCGCATGGTGTATTTGCCCGACCAAGCACGTTGGGGCGATGAAATTATTGAAGCAGTACCGTTTAACAACAAAGACTATTCCGTTTGCCATCCAACACTTACTGCCGATGGAAAAACGCTCTATTTTGCCAGCGATAAACCGGGCGGACAAGGTGGCGTAGATTTATATGTTACACACCGCCAAATTGGAGGCGAATGGAGTGTGCCCGAAAATTTGGGTGCAGACATCAATACCTCTGGCGATGAAATGTTTCCATACATTGCAGAAGACAGTACCTTGTATTTTGCATCAAATGGTCATGCAGGTTTAGGCGGCTTAGATGTATTCAGCGCCAGCCAAAGAGGCGGCAAATGGAGTGCTCCGGAAAATGTGGGCTATCCAATCAATAGTAATAAAGACGATTTCGGATATATTATTGAGCCCGACAACAAATTCGGCTACTTTGTTTCTAACCGCGATGGTGGCGTTGGCGATGACGATATTTACAAATTCACTAGAAAGGGAATTGTAATAAATGCCATCGTATATAATGCCAAAACTAAAGACCCAATTAAAGATGCACGCGTAATTGTATTTGAAAACGGTATAGAAAAAGGCAGCCGCCTTACCGATAAAAATGGTGCCGTACAGTTTCCGGCATTGCCTAAACGCAACTATAAGTTTATGGCAAGCAAAGACGGTTTTATACCTGCAACTGTAGAAGCACAAACAGATAATGCACCTATAACTGTGCAAATTCCTTTACAGCAGCAAGGTGGCTTGAACTTGGAAGTAACGGTATTAGACAAAAAAACCAAAGAGCCATTGCGCGATGCAAAAGTGAAGATGGTAAACATGAATACCCAGCAACCTGTAAGAGCCGAAACCAACGATTTGGGTAAGGCATTCTTTGAAGTAGAAACCGGGAGCAACTACCGCTTAGAGGCCAGCAAGGATATTCCAAACGACCCTAATGTGCGCTACCTTACTGTATCATCTACCGTTACCACCGTGGGCAAGCAAGCTCCGGGAACTGTTTATGCTACTTTAGAATTAGAAAAGGTGAAGAAAGGTGTAGCCATAAAAGTTGAAAATATTTACTACGATTTAGATAAATGGGATATTCGCCCGGATGCTGCACGCGAGTTAGATAAGTTGGTAAAAATTATGCTCGATAACCCAACAATGGAAATTGAGTTGAGTTCACATACAGACTGTCGTGCTACCGCAGAATACAACCGCCAGCTTTCTACCAAACGTGCAGAAAGTGCCGTTAAATACATTATCAGCCGCGGTGTGGGTAAAAACAGATTAGTAGCAGCCGGATATGGCGAAAGTAGATTGGTGAATAAATGTGCTTGCGAAGGCGCTGTAAAATCTAACTGTACCGATGAGCAACACCAAGAAAACCGCAGAACAGAATTTAAAATCTTGAAATTCTAA